In a single window of the Raphanus sativus cultivar WK10039 chromosome 9, ASM80110v3, whole genome shotgun sequence genome:
- the LOC108824266 gene encoding zinc finger CCCH domain-containing protein 34 isoform X2, protein MKRYSRAGEEGPRSDPSIEWTSHGVQTGVEASMWRLGLSGGRAGGGGGGGEAYPERSNEPDRGAAFAGCWRCERRS, encoded by the exons ATGAAGCGGTACAGTCGCGCCGGTGAAGAAGGGCCGCGATCGGATCCGTCAATTGAATGGACCTCTCATGGAGTCCAAACCGGAGTCGAAG CTTCGATGTGGCGGTTAGGGTTAAGCGGCGGCAGagctggaggaggaggaggaggaggagaagcgtACCCGGAGCGATCAAATGAGCCTGATCGTGGAGCGGCATTTGCGG GTTGTTGGAGGTGTGAGAGGAGGAGTTGA
- the LOC108824266 gene encoding zinc finger CCCH domain-containing protein 34 isoform X1 — protein sequence MKRYSRAGEEGPRSDPSIEWTSHGVQTGVEASMWRLGLSGGRAGGGGGGGEAYPERSNEPDRGAAFAGTVQDVGLITREIAERLLEV from the exons ATGAAGCGGTACAGTCGCGCCGGTGAAGAAGGGCCGCGATCGGATCCGTCAATTGAATGGACCTCTCATGGAGTCCAAACCGGAGTCGAAG CTTCGATGTGGCGGTTAGGGTTAAGCGGCGGCAGagctggaggaggaggaggaggaggagaagcgtACCCGGAGCGATCAAATGAGCCTGATCGTGGAGCGGCATTTGCGGGTACGGTTCAAGATGTCGGTTTAATCACCCGCGAGATCGCGGAGCG GTTGTTGGAGGTGTGA